From a single Candidatus Auribacterota bacterium genomic region:
- a CDS encoding retropepsin-like aspartic protease, producing MAKQSLQKIILKEGIISIYVVLKGHITSRTIKMALDTGATYTMIPIEIARDIGYDPTLTKRRIEISTANGLIFVPLITVLEISFMGLTLKSIDVICHNLPSESPVEGLLGLNFLIHLPAFIEFYQKIHSHI from the coding sequence ATGGCCAAACAATCCCTGCAAAAGATAATTCTTAAAGAAGGGATAATCTCTATTTATGTTGTGCTCAAAGGCCATATTACTTCGCGTACTATAAAAATGGCTCTGGATACAGGAGCCACTTATACTATGATACCCATAGAAATCGCCAGGGATATAGGTTACGATCCCACTCTTACCAAAAGACGAATTGAAATTTCTACTGCTAATGGATTGATTTTCGTACCTCTGATTACAGTCCTGGAAATAAGTTTTATGGGGCTCACCCTGAAAAGTATCGATGTAATCTGTCATAACTTACCTTCTGAAAGTCCGGTGGAAGGCCTGCTCGGTCTCAACTTTTTAATCCACCTGCCTGCATTTATTGAGTTTTATCAGAAAATCCATTCTCATATCTAA
- a CDS encoding Hsp20/alpha crystallin family protein — protein sequence MIKGKKPAGGGAAHGGKKEGADFDIGMGQFSLGGLFKGLEKLVDLAEALKESGGEIKKEGEIDLSHLKEGMKGVFGFSVKTALGGRPVSVEPFGHKIKKTPQGPRVEEEREPITDVFDEKEEIRVYAEMPGVNEKDIKVDLKGDILDISAKSGERKYRKEILLPAKVKADTLRSKYNNGMLEIKVMKCHSQD from the coding sequence ATGATAAAGGGGAAGAAGCCCGCCGGAGGCGGAGCCGCCCATGGCGGAAAAAAGGAAGGGGCGGATTTTGACATCGGTATGGGGCAATTCAGCCTGGGGGGGTTGTTCAAAGGGCTTGAGAAATTGGTGGACCTGGCGGAAGCCCTGAAAGAATCAGGCGGCGAAATCAAAAAAGAGGGCGAGATAGACCTGAGTCATCTGAAGGAAGGGATGAAGGGGGTTTTTGGTTTCTCTGTAAAAACCGCGCTCGGAGGCAGGCCGGTCTCTGTTGAGCCGTTTGGCCACAAGATCAAAAAAACTCCCCAGGGGCCGAGGGTCGAGGAGGAACGCGAACCGATCACCGACGTGTTTGACGAGAAGGAAGAGATCCGGGTGTATGCCGAAATGCCGGGGGTGAATGAAAAGGATATCAAGGTTGATTTGAAAGGGGATATCCTGGATATTTCAGCCAAATCAGGCGAAAGGAAATACCGCAAGGAGATCCTGCTTCCGGCAAAGGTTAAAGCGGATACGCTTCGCTCAAAATACAATAACGGCATGCTGGAAATCAAAGTGATGAAATGCCACTCACAGGATTAA
- a CDS encoding gas vesicle protein, which translates to MVEQLAHSIQATNLADILERVLDKGIVIAGDIKIQIADIDLLNIKIRLLIASVDKAMEMGINWWQQDAYLSTKAREKEFEKENAVLKKRLERLEAKIK; encoded by the coding sequence ATGGTTGAGCAATTGGCGCATTCAATCCAGGCTACCAATCTCGCGGATATACTGGAACGGGTTCTGGACAAGGGAATAGTGATTGCCGGAGACATCAAGATACAGATCGCCGATATTGACCTTCTCAATATCAAAATAAGGCTCCTGATCGCCTCCGTTGATAAGGCCATGGAGATGGGGATCAACTGGTGGCAGCAGGACGCGTACCTTTCCACGAAGGCGAGGGAAAAGGAGTTCGAGAAGGAGAATGCGGTTTTGAAGAAGAGGCTTGAGCGTTTGGAGGCGAAGATAAAATAA